Part of the Mercenaria mercenaria strain notata chromosome 8, MADL_Memer_1, whole genome shotgun sequence genome is shown below.
AATTATCGCTATTTATTTGGAGTTATTAGGTCATGGTCGTGGTATACCTGTTGAATTTTCGTTCAGTTTGCTGCCTTCGGTACCTGTCTTTGGTTCAGATTAAATATGGTACTTACTCAATTAAAGGGACTTATGTCAAACTTTGTTTTGGTTAATGCacaagatattttttctgtttaagggTTTTGAGTTCATGGATCCATTTATACCAGTATTAGTGCCAGAGTACAGTTCAAAGGAGGCTCATAACTGCATAGATTACTACATTGAAAGGAAATGGATCATCAAACCTAGAGGTATGTTTTAATAATTTGGTATTTAAGATACTTTGTTAGTATATGTACGGTACATGTTGTATCTTGCAGTCAAACCAGTACCAATGAGCGCTTAGTACATACATAGAACAAGTTTCCTAATGACTTGCTATCTGCACAGCCAATTAGTTCAGTAGTTGGTGCACAAGAAAACCAGTCTTGAAGTAGTCAGTTTGAACACTAGGCATGGAAAGTGAACCAAAGACATATCAAATGACTCCAGGCGGGCTAAATGCTTTCCACAATGACTTGACAGAAGGCAATATGTTTCCCTTTTCTCATACTTAATAAGCTTTTTGCTGTGAAGATGTTGGCAGTAAAGATACTAATTGGGCAGTTAGAAAACTATAAGGTTAACAGATTACgtaacaaaaattattttcaaaaacagaaCTAAAACTaacctgcccacttagctcaataggaagaatGCCCATCTATGGATCGCGAGTGTGATCTTCGGGTGGgctgtatgttctctgtgacgatttgataaaagacattgtgtctaaaatcatttgtcctccacctttgattcaagtggggaagttggcagttacttgcggagaacaggttttaactgttacagaatccaggaacactggttaggttaactgcccgccgtaacataactgaaattctgttgaaaaatggcattaaacccaaaacaaacaaacaactaaaaCTAGTATCAAGGGAAACAAATAAAGACATTGATTTTGTGAACAAATAACTTTGATTCAGTTAGTAAAGATTATCAGCAAAGACTTATAATGAGATTTCTAGGTTTAATTTGCTGTTTACAGAGTGATTGACTATACATAATGGAAAATAGTATTCTCTGGTAGGCATTTATATCAATcctatatttcttttcatttcagcATTAACAGAGGAAGGAAAGAAAGAACTTATGATGCTCAGTAACAAGAATCCCTTCAAATTAATGGAAATCTCTACTTGGTGGTAACAAGTGAATGGAACAGACATGATTGGGCAGTTTAAACTCGTTAGATcactataaaacaatatttttacctGGACAATGTGATGATGTTGttgatacaaatttatttttgtttatgagaTCAAAGAATTATGAGATCAGGATCCAAGGTTTTGAAAAAGTCTTAAAAGGCAACTTTGCCTTTGGTCGATTTCAAGATTGTGCTTAGAAACAGCCAGTCAGATGTTGGTATGTGTGctagttttgataaaataagtattcTATCCTCAAATTCTGCATCATAGAAAGGTTTCCATTCAAATATGCAGAGCTACCTGCAATACAGCTGATGATATGCAACATCAGTAGTGGTGATCTTTGAACATTATTTTCCTCAGGAGTTAAATTTATCTGTAGATAAAAATGTGTTCATGTCAGACATGAAATACCACACAAACTGGTGTTAATAAATTGCGTTTGAAGtttaaaagaataaacaaattaCCAGACAAAAATAGTTTCTTTGTTGATGAAAGGCAACTATCTTCCACCTCAAGAACCAAGGATATATGACTGAACATGCCAGGTTTTCACTTCATCTGATGGTTTGCACTTCAAACGGTAGCTGATCAGCCTGGTGGTATTTTGAAAAAGTGCTGACTGCCTACCAGGTGGCAGGTGATTCCTTGTctttcatcattatttttttatcattattttcaaaTCGGGCTGAAATATCTTGAAACAAACTGGCAGGGCCTCTGTTACTTAGTGGTTGAGGTCATTAATATAATATATCTATTAATTTCTGTTCTAGAGTGATGGTAAGTTACCATTTTGAAGCAGTAGTAAATAACTTACCATGTGATAAAGAAATTCTAATTTGTAGTTATCATGCctaaaatgaatttttaatgGGTACACATGCATAAAGTTATATAGTTGGAATAGAAAACCAAAGTACGAGTCATGAAGATATTTAAAGCTTGGGACAAGCAAACTTCAGTGAAGAATTTCTTCTAAAAGTAAAAAATTCGAACATTGAATAGTTTTCTTATTCAGTCTTTCAGCATAATAGTGCAACATTGATTTATAATGAAAGTTTTCTTAGACAACTAAACTTGTTATGTTGAACACAAGTCACTGGAATCAGCAACAGTTATGAAAGCTTTAAAACTCCATTTCTTCTACAAGTAAttttcttgatttgaaaaaaaatacagtttggGTGTTAacttcaaaaacataaataatatatacttatttcaacaaaatttttcaaaaacatgccaTGGACCGACTTACTGAAAACCAATGATAGTGGAAACTTTCCATAACACTAACTAgctcaatttcaaaataatttgacatactAGGCCcattatcaaaattgttcaagcagTCTGTTAGACTTTGGTTCAGAGATCAAGGACCATCATGGCCACATTATTATACATACAATAGAAATCAATTTCAGTGTTAGATTCACTGGCAGTCATatgtaatatttgtttgtttcatctTTGACATTAGCAGAGTCATCAATATTAAGGGCATTCTTTATTAGTACTTCTGAAACTTAAAAGCTATAATTGTATTTGATGCTGCCCATTGAACTGGATCTACTTTCCCGACATAGCACAAAATGTGTACCGTTGTTGAAGGGGAAAAGTCTTGTAAAGTTCCTGTAGTCTCTGGAGTACTTCAAGGCACAGTGCTCAGTCCCtgtttgtcgttttttttttttttaacaaatctgaATGATCTTTGTAGAAGCTAACCAAGAAATATtgtgaatttttagctcacctgagcacaaagtgctcaaggtgagcttttgtgatcgccctgtgtccgtcgtcgtcaacaatttgactgttaacactctagaggtaacaattttggcccaatcttaatgaaacttggtcagaatgttaccctcaataaaatcttggataggttggatattgggtcatctgggtcaaaaactaggtcaccaggtcaaatcaaaggagaagctttttaacactctagaggtcacatttatgatgtatcttcatgaaacttgatcatgatgatctcaaagtccagtttgaatctgggtcatgtggggtcaaaaactaggtcactaggtaaaattaaaggaaaaactagttaacactctagaggccacatctatgaccatacctgaatgaaacttggtcagaatgttaatcttgatgatctttaggtcaataggtcaggtgagcgagacagggccttcatgaccctcttgttttaaaatctggccagcaaTTTCTCACAagatttttagctaacctgaaCAAAAAGTACTTTTGGGTGATCTGTTGTAATCATTCACTCTTTGTTGTCTGTCCTTACATAGTATTTTTCTTCAAACGGCATCTCCTCTGAATCTGGCGAAAATTCttgttttcatagaaaaatcttcaaaagacaTCTCTTAATCTTCCAGTgtgattttgaaatagtttcataTAAATGTTCCTAGGATGATCCTCtacagatttgttcaaattattctgatccATTAAGAAACATGACATAGGAGGGCTTTggcacttttccttatatgtatatagtggaaaattaaaaaacaatctTCCTCAATGTCATTAACAACAGTAACAACAGCTCACCTGAAGCAAGTGCTCTCATGAACTAATTAACAGTAGGCACAAGGGTACTATATTATTTAGTGAAAACTGTGACATTGTTGATCCAACTTTTCAGCAAAATAATAGTGGTAACCATCTAATCACTTGCAATCctcttatgaagtttgaatgcAGTAAGCTGAAGGGCTCATAAGTAGATTAGCAGAAATTATTCTTGAGTATCGATGtcattttgaatttgatttttgacccccaaaacaataccAAATAACcaaatattgaatgaaaactgACTATCATAGATTCAAGCATTAtgtagttattgattggaaatcaAATGGTCTAACAACAAACCATCAGACCTACCAACCCACCTCTTTGGAAGTGTGggacatataaatataaaaaggaTTTGGCATAATTCAATTTTAGATGATCATATGGCATTACAACAATCAGTTCAATATTACTCTTCCAAGCTTTTAGAGTGTCTGAAACTGAATGAAACATGAGGCTGATACATAAAGGTGCCTTTGTATTGATCATGTTCTTTCAAACtaggaaatttcaaaaatttatttgtaCAATCATTCAAACTAGATCCCTCAAAGCTAGCATGTTGTGACACTGGAGCAGCATCGTTCATTAACTGGGACTGAGAGTTATTTATGCTGCAACCTAGGCTCCCATTATTGTTGGAATCTTGTATACACTTCCTTTTGACTTCATTTGTCGCCAtctcactgaaaaaaaattaagcagGTTGCATTCTGAAGCacaaaataatatcatatttaaaaagcATCTTACTTTCTCATTATAGCAAAATTTATTACGATGTTTCATCCTTTCTCCCCTGTATATAGTTAGAATTTAACACTTACTTGAACAGGATGGCTAACCCACATGACTTTTGGATACCATACACGTGGAGAAGGTGTCTCGATTCAGTAATAGTTTGCCTATGTTTTCCTGATTACTGGACAGATTTTCATTTAATGAAGTGTGTCAAAGTCAGCAAAATGAGTGCTTAAATTCCAGAAAAGTTGTGACTGAAGGTTACTACTGAAGGTACTGGCAGAGATTTTGTGACTGAATGTAACATTTAAAACTGTTCAGACAGCACAAGGTAACATAAAATGGTAAATATCAAACACACTTATCAGAGAAATATCAATGTTCTGATTCAGTAGCAATTAGAAAACCGATTTCAGTTCTGGATTAACTGCAATATTTGTTAGGTATGGTTGATCATCTACAGTATCTTAGTTTAGTATAGAAATACAGtgtttagcttgactatacaaagtatatggtgAGATATCCTACACACCATGGCGTCTGCATCCTTCCCATGTCCACAccttgatgcactttctcttctTTGTCTttttctctgtaattacttgatggaaatagttattcctcatcatcacccacatcatcttgCACAAGGGTTATAATtccatttacttagaatttcagattaaagttttggtgtACTTTCACTCATTCTcagtttttactaaatggatttggttcaaacttaaattagttgttcactcacatcatatgacacaagatccataactctggcaccaattttgaTACGACTGAAGGGACGTTTTATGTTATGATGCCggtgtctgtctgttagcaatttaatgtaactcttgaaccccttgaaggatttcgaagaaacttgacacaaatgttcataaCATCGAGttgacgtgcagagcacatgattTGTATGGcttgtttcaaggtcaaggtcacatttaggggtcaaaggtcatatgactttgtgtctgctcttgaactgcttgaaggaaattaaagaaacttggcacaaatgttcaccacattgagacgacgtgcagagtgcatatTTTGGAtagctcacttcaaggtcaaggtcaaacgactttgtttcgtgtctgctctgtaactcgtgaactgcttgaaggattttaaagaaacttggcacaaatgtttaccaaatcGAGGCGATGTGCAGAGTACAGGCTTTGGATGGCTCACATCAAGATCAAAGATCatacctttgggcatatattgctctgcattgcagtgctcttgttcatgaattatgccccattttacatagaattttaggTCAATTTGGAAATGTGTCTGTCTGTGGCTGGACAGCTGCTCATTTAAAGAGTAGAAAGATATCAATATGAACCAAATAAAACTTTGTTGGATAGTTCTTTACAAAGCTCTGCTGTCATTATTGTTGAGAATCTATGAGTAAAGTAAAACTTACTGTTTATGGAGTCTAGCCTGTTTTTGATGCAACTGCATGCTGTGACTGGCAACAGGATTTATTTTTATCACCCTTTTCTTACTTTCTCTTCTAGCTCTACAAAATATAAGAAGAAAGAACAAGAAAGAACAAGTTACTTGATATTCATTTTTGTCTCAGTATATTTATCAGCATTATTAAACACTTAAATAGAAATTTCATAGATTAAAAGAGTTTTAAAGCTTCTCTTTTCGTTTAGACTGTTGAATTATCCCAATATCTATCAAACAGAAATGTAAAGCTGGAAATATAATAAAGTCTTAAGAAATACTTACttttaaactagatgcccacgggcaacatacTGAGCCCACCAgatgtcaaaaggactaacatttataaaactattaaaagaaGTGATTGCAACAAACGTTGCTCcatatttatcaaagttatggcctggacaagctctaaaatgtcctttgacccctaactgtgaccttatcctttgagataggaacctgggatttgcACAGGACGCTTCGTCTCTTTgtgttaaacattcatgccaaatataaacaagattcctccatgcatgtcaaagttatgcatcggacaagatctgacaagacctttgacctccaactgtgacattgacctttgtttaggtccatcttttctcaaaaactattaaGAGCTACAGCTTTTTAGCACACTCGTTTATCATCATTAAGTGACTGTGTAGGTctaggaccataactctgatatgcattttgtcaaaattatggccctttttgaacttagaaaattttagtttcttggttaaaatttttgtttaggtccatctttTCTTAACAAGAGttccgccaagcagggcaatatacgcccgaacggttatatcagaggatgggagcaaaatttaaagaacttgactgttgaagcccaaaggacaggaacaacaaagggaagaaattccaaaaaaaattctaagtccacaaaaaaatccttaccaggtacaggtatgtcaaaatacacataaaaattggaggtaccatccatgttgtaccacagaaaagtggtctcagttttcttatggccaataataaaaaagtttcaaaataagctatttatagtaatataaaagggaagtaattcaaatttttttttactgtaagtgaacaaaaaaaaaggatctgccaaataaaaacaagagcactgcaatgcagagcaatataagaaatatacacaaagcaaagtcatatatgacctttgactcctaagaatgaccttgacctttaagcgagtcatccgaaacatgcagtctgcacatcgtttcggtgtggtgaacatttgtgccaagtttctttgaaatccttcaagcagttcaagagttacagagtggacaccaaacaatgacctttgacccctaagtgaccttgaccttgaagcgagacatccaaaacatgcactctgcacgtcatctcagcgtggtgaacatttgtatcaagtttctttgaaatccttcaaggggttcaagagttacagagcggacacgaaattgctaacggacagacagacagacggacactggggatataacataatatgtcccttcggacGTATAAAAACTATTAAGGGCTACAAATTTTAAAAccttgcacacttgtttatcatcatttgaTGACTGTGtaagccaagaaccataactctgacatgcaatttgtcagaattatggcccttttttgtacttagaaaattcgtGTTCCATggataaattttttgtttaggtccaccttttctcaaaaactgtaagagctactgctttgaaactttgcacacttgtttatcatcattagttgactaggtaggccaagaaccataactctgatatgcattttgtcagaattatggccttttttgtacttagaaaattttttcttacatactgtccagcacttgcagacaagcaaTGGCACCCATAGGCTGTGCTCTCATTTTAATTACAagacagaaaagaaaaacatttgagTTGGGGCTCAGTTAAATGATTTTCCTGGTACCTATataaattgaaaatttcagaaaacTATGCCCAACAGTTTCAGGGTACagtgttttatacatgtacacttataaaatttcataagtgtaaaatgatttaataaataCGATTTAAGTCTCTTAATAGACTTCACAGACTGACTAAGGCTTCCAAAGCTTGTCTGATCTGTTACATAGATAACTTAAGACTATAACTAATTCTTTACCTCTTTCCAAAAAGATCATTTGGATGTGGAAGTGAACTGAACGGCCCAACTGgggtttcattttcaaaaataggaCAGACGAATTTTCTCTTTGCTGTCTCTATGCTTTGTTTCTGAGGACTTGTCTGTCTATACACAGGGTAGCCACTGCACTGAAAagtaataacaagagggccatggaggccctgtattgctcacttGATTTACTTCTTACATCTCCAGACTTGGTGGTTTAGCTTTCAgcaagacaaccattctgacaaagtttcaaataGATCTAGTAAAACTGGTCTTTGGGTGTTTTAAAACTAGTAAAGGTTCTTTTTAGATGACagagtgacctacttttttacctcAGTTAACCCGTTTTTAACCCACTTAGCCTAGATTtcacaaagacaaacattttgacagtttCACAAAAATCAGTCAGAATTCATGGTCTCTATAGTGGGCAaatatttaacctagtgacctagtttttgaagttttgaaaataccTGTCCAAAAgtttattaaggaggtaggttaccttgttacaaggttaaattcaagttagttgaaccgcagcatttttttgcaTTTCGTGTAATATGGAGTTTgacctgctacaatctcaatttcgtttgtctctgccccttcaaattcaatttttatctaggtttgaagaacatgaccctctaaagatatttcatattaaaagaagaaggaaaatacggatatttaacacttttcagtgtattttagtttcactgatatccgtagaagtctgcatatttgataattttactagtatgcacgttagctttctaatataagctttaaatgcatatgtcgcggggctcgtgcttccatggtaacgcattttctctcatttttaaacaactatgtataaaatagGCGTTTTCGACGGcctaagtggcattctgttaatgactaacatggaatatttgggaaatattataagcaaaataccatgcactttacatggtaccctatttttcttaaagtttacagtaaccatggcaacagagatgtttaaaatagcttatatcttgctttttgtcgtaatttcttataaaaaaatattgaataagattatctttctagttaatgtagctttaaaacatattatttc
Proteins encoded:
- the LOC123566478 gene encoding uncharacterized protein LOC123566478 encodes the protein MQSKYVSRAETDTSSSFSDDSHQGEEDTIIKCSNVLNLPTKSYRTAEYLGMCSGYPVYRQTSPQKQSIETAKRKFVCPIFENETPVGPFSSLPHPNDLFGKRARRESKKRVIKINPVASHSMQLHQKQARLHKQEKDKEEKVHQGVDMGRMQTPCEMATNEVKRKCIQDSNNNGSLGCSINNSQSQLMNDAAPVSQHASFEGSSLNDCTNKFLKFPSLKEHDQYKGTFMYQPHVSFSFRHSKSLEE